The genomic window CTTCAGTACCGCTAGCCACCATAAAATCAGGTGGAGCTGTAGCTACAACACCCATTGTATCCAAGCGTGGTACTGGCTGCATTTCAGAAGAATGTGGATGGCTATTAGGGTTTCCCATGCAACAAAATGCAGGTCCACAGTGTCTGAATATCCATAGGAAcgcaataaatactaaaatcatGGTAACCAGACAGGCAACTGTTGCAGCCACAACTTTGGTCCCTAAAGTTGTAGTGCTCATATAGTTACTGTTTAGTACTGAGATGTCTTGGCGACAACCATTCTCATCTTTACAGCTTTTGTATGGACAGTTAAGTTTtccatcattaaaaaaatctttaaaaatacatgtttttctACCACAACTTTTCCAATGGCCATTATCATATTTGCATTCTAcaacaaaataagttaatataatattataattccaaaaataaaataaaaatataggaatttttaaaaatattataaatatacttagcaagttattaaattaaaaatatcatacctTGGAATGCTGTGAATACAATCTCAAACTTTAATTCCTCACTGGACTCTAAAGTTTTATTtccaagaaatattttaacttcaatcATACCCTTATGAtcaataaatgaattttttatttctttgtcATCATTACCATCACTGCCTTGGTAAGATTCATTATCGACATTGGCTTCAAATGCATTCAATTTTCCACAAATTTTCTCACTCCAGGAGTCTGATGCtggcttaaatttaatatttaagtctaAAACACTTATGGTTTTATCTGCATGGCGAAACTATAAAATCAAaccataaaaatcaattaaacataattataaataataaaagaaaatacataCTTGAATATAGTCTATACATTGTCCTTGAGCATTACGTCTAAAAGACAGATGCTGTATGACCGCAAAAACACCCAACCCAAGTGAAGAAGTGACAGTAAATTTACAGTTAAATTCGTGTTTGCCAGAccacttttgaaaatattggttATCTTTGACCACCATAGCTGATTGATCTTCACGACCAGACAGGTTTAAATTAGTTGAGAAGAAATTCATCGAACACACACTATCATTTTCCAAgatttctacaaaaaaaaaaaaagaaaaaaacagtttaattattttgtattatcaaacaaaataaattatggtcTTCAGAAAAGTCTCAATGtaagcatttttttaaaatgtgaataCTCATGACAAAAACTTATATTCTATTACAGTGATTCCCAAACTGTGTACACTGTGGTCTATgactcataataaataatttaaaatatacaggatttctttattgttttgtCTTTCGTGGTATTCACAGCAGGGCACCACAGCTGAATTTGATCCTAAAAAGGGCACCGtgaaaaaaagtttgggaacTGCTGTTCTATTACTTTAAGTCCGGCAGAATTTTCTCTCAAgacaatcaattaatttacacCTACCTAACATCGTAcctaacatacattttaaatttaattaacaatcatTACAATTGAActgattagttttaaaatgtattatacaaaatgtctatactgaaatagttatattttttaagttaataataggtTTAAACTAGGTAATGAATTCAAATAcctgcataaaaataaaaatattattaattttctcacATACAGATTATAGACATTGATAAAAAGaacaaataaacttaaagtaCTTTCTTATTATATGAGGCTACTCCTGACATTGCAACTATAACAATCTTAACAATGTATACACGTCACATTCTAATGCTCAAATTTCCCTatcttacctatataattcatttttcttgTACTTTACTGTCTGGTATAGGTTAAATAGTCTGATAGTATCTGATAGtatctacttattttaatcattgtatacttaatattttcagtGTTGTTGATGAGTCAACCAAGGATTTATAGTTTCATTACTGATAGGCATTAGAGTAGGGTAATACTTTTAGATTTATCAAAGAATTATGTTTAAAGCAATAATCAATAACTCTTAAgtcataataaatcataatttgtttaaataataagtctaTTCTTAATGCTTATttagcatttatattttattgagacATTAAAGGAACACAAAATACAAGAAataagcattttttatttgaaaaggcattcaattctaaaacaaatgatatagattgaacattttttctcatattattcaatgaattatGAGGAATTGAAAAAAGATGAGTGACGTCATTGGGTTGTCCGGGCTCATCCTAATTTCCTATATGTGTAAAATTTTCTTGCTTCA from Aphis gossypii isolate Hap1 chromosome 1, ASM2018417v2, whole genome shotgun sequence includes these protein-coding regions:
- the LOC114121320 gene encoding uncharacterized protein LOC114121320, with amino-acid sequence MSSLTHALLVVLCLGRTMAYIEKILENDSVCSMNFFSTNLNLSGREDQSAMVVKDNQYFQKWSGKHEFNCKFTVTSSLGLGVFAVIQHLSFRRNAQGQCIDYIQFRHADKTISVLDLNIKFKPASDSWSEKICGKLNAFEANVDNESYQGSDGNDDKEIKNSFIDHKGMIEVKIFLGNKTLESSEELKFEIVFTAFQECKYDNGHWKSCGRKTCIFKDFFNDGKLNCPYKSCKDENGCRQDISVLNSNYMSTTTLGTKVVAATVACLVTMILVFIAFLWIFRHCGPAFCCMGNPNSHPHSSEMQPVPRLDTMGVVATAPPDFMVASGTEVRTADKDLPPSYESLFPSK